From Anthonomus grandis grandis chromosome 20, icAntGran1.3, whole genome shotgun sequence, the proteins below share one genomic window:
- the LOC126747892 gene encoding tolloid-like protein 1, with protein sequence MWTNLVLIVFSSAQVYGSVLLLHNVRTNYSQVYSVDQLLHSVFPRKISEDVYMDPCKAGEFLGDIALSEEEYSFKPKIKHSILQEEVEKYKQEVLEGLQIEEEGLTDYIRKKTKQQADPQRLSKVSNDPFDVLYTGTSSKNQQILNGYLTDQSGGHKRKKRHQKNRRKPRETDAEKLTSFFEETPVHEFEPHFDFKRKSTANDQLLRRSTRAATARKERVWDYGVIPYEIDGNFSGLHKALFKQAMRHWENFTCVKFVERDRDEHQNYIIFTERPCGCCSFVGKRGNGGQAISIGKNCDKFGIVVHELGHVVGFWHEHTRPDRDNHVNIIRENIMSGQEYNFNKLNEDEVNSLGLTYDYDSIMHYARNTFSKGTFLDTIQPVDMPGRKRPEIGQRVRLSEGDIAQTNLLYKCPKCGRTFQQNSATFSAPQYHTDKVVPEEGIRCEWRITATHGEKIVFNITGLDIAKTPDCNEDYVEVRDGYWHRSRILGVFCGTGQVPSITSTGSRMLVTYVSKRPKGHRGFTANYEAICGGAFYIDSEGHLESPNYPEEYQPNKECIWRITVPENYQVALKFQSFDVENHDNCVYDYLEIRNGINLDSPIIKVHCGHKVLPDVISSSNEMLVKFVSDGSVQRGGFSAIIMKEYDECSKLDHGCAQLCVNTLGSYVCSCRIGYELHSDGKNCEDACGGVLNAPNGTITSPSFPDLYPLNKNCVWEILALPQHKITLNFTHFDLEGNNNAQQQQCEYDRVDVYSKMKDGKMKKHGSYCGSKAPALITSESNIMRIVFYSDTSVQKTGFAGVFFSDMDECAKDHGNCQHDCVNTLGSYICTCHNGYTLHENGRDCKEGGCKYEITAPTGSLGSPNYPDYYPAKKDCVWHFITTPGHRVRIVFSYFELEPHQECAYDHVDFYDGSSPEAPTLGRFCGSKLPHMIVGSGNQLYMTFRSDASIQRNGFSATHSTVCGGILQATAEKKHVYSHAKYGSASYDNRADCDWTIEAPPGQNVHLSFLTFDLEDFDNCGYDYVEIFGGLDSGQSYGKFCGVNMPVDMISVHEAFLVRFRTDDTLVSKGFSFVYEAVSPASYSGEIEI encoded by the exons GGGAATTTCTAGGCGACATCGCCCTATCAGAGGAGGAGTACAGCTTCAAACCAAAGATCAAACACTCCATATTGCAGGAGGAAGTCGAGAAGTACAAACAGGAG gtGCTGGAAGGTCTTCAAATAGAAGAGGAGGGCCTAACGGACTACATCCGCAAGAAAACCAAACAGCAAGCAGACCCCCAGAGGCTCTCGAAAGTCAGCAATGACCCCTTTGACGTCCTCTACACAGGAACTTCCTCGAAAAATCAGCAGATCCTGAACGGTTACCTCACCGATCAAAGTGGAGGCCATAAGAGGAAGAAGAGGCATCAGAAGAACCGAAGGAAGCCCAG GGAAACCGATGCTGAGAAATTGACCAGTTTCTTCGAGGAAACTCCCGTGCACGAGTTCGAACCTCATTTTGACTTCAAAAGGAAATCTACCGCCAATGATCAGCTCCTGCGTAGATCCACCAGGGCGGCCACCGCTAGGAAGGAACGAGTGTGGGACTATGGGGTGATTCCTTACGAAATAG ATGGAAACTTCAGCGGTCTGCACAAGGCCCTGTTCAAACAAGCGATGAGACACTGGGAGAACTTCACTTGCGTGAAGTTCGTCGAAAGGGACCGCGACGAGCATCAGAACTATATCATTTTCACCGAAAGACCTTGCGG ATGTTGCTCGTTCGTGGGAAAACGTGGAAACGGCGGTCAAGCCATTAGCATCGGGAAAAACTGCGACAAGTTCGGTATAGTCGTGCACGAACTGGGGCACGTGGTCGGATTTTGGCACGAGCACACCCGACCGGACAGAGATAATCACGTAAATATCATTAGGGAAAATATCATGAGCG GTCAGGAGTACAACTTCAACAAACTAAACGAGGACGAAGTGAACTCCTTGGGGCTGACGTACGACTATGACTCAATCATGCACTATGCCAGGAACACTTTCTCCAAGGGGACCTTCTTGGATACGATCCAACCGGTGGATATGCCGGGCAGGAAAAGGCCGGAAATAGGGCAAAGAGTGCGTCTGAGCGAGGGCGACATAGCGCAGACGAATTTATTGTACAAATGCCCCA AGTGCGGCAGGACCTTCCAGCAAAACTCGGCGACCTTTTCGGCACCGCAGTACCACACGGACAAAGTGGTACCCGAGGAGGGGATCCGTTGCGAGTGGAGGATCACTGCCACCCACGGGGAGAAGATCGTTTTCAATATAACCGGACTCGATATCGCCAAAACCCCGGATTGTAATGAGGATTATGTGGAAGTGAGGGATGGATATTGGCACCGGTCGAGGATATTGGGGGTGTTCTGCGGTACTGGACAGGTGCCATCGATTACCAGTACGGGCAGTCGCATGTTGGTCACCTATGTTTCCAAACGGCCTAAAGGGCACAGGGGATTTACGGCGAATTATGAAG CCATTTGCGGCGGGGCCTTCTACATAGACTCGGAGGGCCACCTGGAGTCCCCGAACTACCCCGAGGAGTACCAACCGAACAAGGAGTGTATCTGGAGGATCACCGTACCGGAAAACTACCAGGTGGCCCTAAAATTCCAAAGTTTCGACGTGGAGAACCACGACAACTGCGTCTACGATTACTTAGAGATTCGGAACGGGATTAATTTGGACTCACCGATCATCAAAG TGCATTGTGGCCATAAGGTGCTTCCGGACGTGATTTCTTCCTCCAACGAGATGCTGGTAAAGTTCGTCTCGGACGGTTCGGTGCAACGAGGAGGATTCTCGGCAATCATCATGAAAGAATACGACGAATGTTCCAAACTTGACCACGGATGCGCTCAGTTATGCGTCAACACCTTAGGCAGCTACGTTTGTTCCTGTAGAATCGGGTATGAGTTGCATTCCGATGGAAAGAATTGCGAAG ATGCTTGTGGTGGGGTTTTAAATGCCCCCAACGGCACCATAACCTCACCGTCCTTCCCTGACCTGTATCCATTGAACAAGAACTGCGTGTGGGAGATATTGGCACTCCCCCAGCACAAGATCACGTTGAATTTCACGCATTTTGATCTAGAGGG GAACAATAATGCACAACAACAACAGTGCGAATACGACCGTGTGGACGTCTACAGTAAAATGAAAGACGGTAAAATGAAGAAACACGGTTCCTACTGCGGTTCCAAGGCGCCCGCCTTAATAACCTCCGAGAGTAACATCATGCGGATCGTCTTCTACTCGGACACTAGTGTGCAAAAAACCGGGTTTGCCGGGGTATTTTTTTCAG ACATGGACGAATGCGCCAAGGATCACGGCAATTGTCAGCACGATTGCGTCAACACGTTGGGTTCCTACATCTGCACCTGTCACAACGGTTATACTTTGCACGAAAATGGGAGGGATTGTAAGGAGGGGGGGTGCAAATACGAGATTACCGCCCCCACTGGGTCCCTGGGAAGTCCCAACTATCCGGATTATTATCCTGCCAAAAAG GACTGCGTGTGGCACTTCATAACGACCCCGGGCCACAGAGTGCGCATCGTTTTCTCCTACTTCGAACTGGAACCGCACCAGGAATGCGCCTACGACCACGTGGACTTTTACGACGGTTCCTCCCCGGAGGCACCCACCTTGGGGCGGTTCTGCGGTTCCAAACTGCCCCACATGATCGTCGGAAGCGGCAATCAGCTCTACATGACCTTCCG GTCTGACGCGAGTATTCAGCGCAACGGGTTCTCCGCTACACATTCTACGGTTTGTGGGGGTATTTTGCAAGCGACTGCTGAAAAGAAGCATGTTTACTCGCATGCTAAGTATGGGAGTGCTAGCTATGACAACAG GGCCGACTGCGATTGGACCATAGAAGCCCCCCCCGGACAAAACGTCCATTTGTCCTTCTTGACTTTTGACTTGGAAGACTTCGACAACTGCGGCTACGACTACGTGGAGATATTCGGGGGTCTGGACAGCGGACAATCTTACGGGAAGTTTTGCGGTGTAAAC ATGCCAGTGGACATGATCTCGGTGCACGAGGCTTTCCTGGTAAGATTCCGCACGGACGACACGTTGGTAAGCAAAGGGTTCAGCTTCGTATATGAGGCGGTGTCGCCCGCGTCTTATAGCGGCGAAATAGAGATTTGA